A single window of Anaerocolumna chitinilytica DNA harbors:
- a CDS encoding alpha-L-fucosidase, with protein MDDLLEKLISVVPTENQINWQKLEYTAFFHYGINSFTDREWGTGKEDISIFSPKNLNTDQWCEVLKRAEIKACIITAKHHDGFCLWNTAYTNHSVMHTPFKRDIVAELAASCKKYGIKLGVYLSPWDRHESVYGSGEEYNNYFCNQLTELLTNYGKLYSVWFDGACGEGPNGKKQEYDWKRYYELIRKLQPEAVISVCGPDVRWCGNEAGDCRESEWSVVPAEVFSQSDIMEKSQKNDDAEFRKQGLDEQTNDLGSRKIVEKADKLIWYPAEVNVSIRPGWFYHESEDLLVKSLSDLKRIYLNAVGGNGLFLLNIPPHKDGYITTYDEERLTELGSFIREAFQENYAVKAQVTASSTEPGSDVYNVLEENDTYWKAIDYSACCDIVIRLKEPEVLQYIVLQEQIKLSQRVERFEVWAETEVTEERLIYSGTTIGYKKICAIPPTKIISLRIVFKEYRVAPVIQTIGLY; from the coding sequence ATGGATGATTTATTGGAAAAATTAATATCGGTTGTTCCAACTGAAAACCAGATTAACTGGCAGAAACTTGAGTATACAGCTTTTTTCCACTACGGAATTAATAGCTTTACGGACCGTGAATGGGGTACGGGTAAAGAGGATATATCCATATTTTCACCTAAAAATCTGAACACGGATCAGTGGTGTGAAGTGTTAAAGCGGGCAGAAATTAAAGCCTGTATTATTACAGCGAAACATCATGATGGTTTCTGTCTTTGGAATACGGCATATACAAACCACTCTGTAATGCATACACCTTTTAAACGGGATATTGTAGCAGAACTTGCAGCTTCCTGTAAGAAATATGGAATTAAGTTAGGGGTCTATCTGTCACCCTGGGATAGACATGAATCTGTCTATGGCAGTGGTGAGGAGTATAATAACTATTTTTGCAACCAATTAACTGAATTATTAACAAACTATGGAAAGTTATATAGTGTATGGTTTGATGGTGCCTGCGGTGAAGGCCCGAATGGTAAAAAACAGGAATATGACTGGAAGCGTTATTATGAGCTGATTCGAAAATTGCAGCCGGAAGCAGTAATATCGGTATGCGGACCGGATGTGCGCTGGTGCGGTAATGAGGCCGGTGATTGCAGAGAATCCGAATGGAGTGTTGTACCTGCGGAAGTGTTTTCACAATCGGATATTATGGAGAAATCTCAGAAGAACGATGATGCTGAATTCAGAAAACAAGGTCTTGATGAGCAAACCAATGACCTTGGAAGCCGTAAGATTGTGGAAAAAGCCGATAAACTAATCTGGTATCCTGCCGAGGTTAATGTTTCTATCCGTCCCGGCTGGTTTTATCACGAATCAGAAGATCTGCTTGTAAAGTCCTTATCTGACTTGAAAAGAATATACCTGAATGCTGTAGGAGGAAATGGTTTATTTCTTTTAAATATACCGCCGCACAAGGATGGTTATATTACAACCTACGATGAAGAAAGATTAACAGAATTGGGCAGTTTTATTCGAGAGGCGTTTCAGGAGAATTATGCAGTGAAAGCACAGGTAACAGCTTCTTCTACTGAACCGGGAAGTGATGTTTACAATGTTTTAGAAGAAAATGATACTTATTGGAAAGCAATTGATTACTCTGCCTGCTGCGATATTGTAATCAGATTGAAAGAACCTGAAGTGCTTCAATATATTGTGCTTCAAGAGCAGATTAAGTTAAGCCAGCGAGTGGAACGATTTGAAGTATGGGCAGAGACTGAGGTCACAGAGGAAAGATTAATCTATAGCGGAACTACCATAGGGTATAAAAAGATCTGCGCAATTCCGCCTACAAAAATTATATCCTTGAGAATTGTATTTAAGGAATACCGCGTAGCACCTGTTATTCAGACAATAGGATTATACTAA
- a CDS encoding ABC transporter permease has translation MEKDPGKKRIKRRRWSKDDSQLSLLALPTFVWYLLFSYLPMFGVIIAFKNYRITAGKGFLYNLLHSAWSGTGNFVYMFKSNSFAILLRNTILYNIVFVILGILIPVTLAIMLSLVHSKFKSKVYQTCMFFPHFLSWVVVSYFVFAFLSADKGILNHVLEAFGREPIQWYMEPKYWPYILIFMKMWKGVGYGTVVYLASITGIDSTYYEAAVIDGATKWRQVKYITIPFLKPIIIMMFILSIGGIFSSDFGLFYQVTRGIPASLYNVSSTIDTYIYNAIRSNAPIGMTSATSLLQSVACCLTILMANWVVKKVDDEYAII, from the coding sequence ATGGAAAAAGATCCTGGAAAAAAAAGAATAAAAAGAAGACGTTGGTCGAAAGATGATTCTCAATTATCTTTGTTAGCCTTACCTACTTTCGTATGGTATTTACTGTTTAGTTATTTACCTATGTTTGGTGTAATAATTGCTTTCAAGAATTATAGAATCACTGCCGGAAAAGGATTTTTATACAATCTGTTGCACAGCGCCTGGTCAGGAACCGGAAATTTTGTATACATGTTTAAATCCAACAGCTTTGCAATATTGCTGCGTAACACGATTCTTTACAATATTGTCTTTGTTATCTTGGGTATTTTGATTCCGGTAACTTTGGCAATCATGCTTAGTTTGGTACATAGCAAGTTTAAATCAAAAGTATATCAAACCTGCATGTTCTTCCCTCATTTCTTATCTTGGGTAGTTGTTAGTTATTTTGTTTTTGCATTCCTTAGTGCAGATAAAGGTATTTTAAATCATGTTCTGGAAGCTTTCGGACGTGAACCGATTCAATGGTATATGGAACCGAAATACTGGCCTTATATTCTGATATTTATGAAGATGTGGAAGGGCGTAGGTTACGGAACAGTAGTATACCTTGCTAGTATTACAGGAATTGACTCCACCTACTATGAAGCAGCAGTAATCGATGGTGCAACAAAATGGAGGCAGGTAAAATATATCACAATACCATTTTTAAAGCCAATTATTATCATGATGTTCATCTTAAGTATAGGAGGCATCTTTAGCTCTGATTTCGGTCTTTTCTATCAGGTAACCAGAGGAATACCAGCTTCACTTTATAATGTATCTTCAACGATTGACACTTATATTTATAATGCGATAAGATCCAATGCTCCAATCGGAATGACATCAGCAACATCACTGTTACAGTCAGTAGCCTGCTGCCTTACAATTCTTATGGCTAACTGGGTTGTTAAAAAAGTGGATGACGAGTACGCGATTATATAA
- a CDS encoding carbohydrate ABC transporter permease, whose product MFQKNKEEDSAYKLNRISKPTNYLFNIIFVICAAVAIVPFIFVIMISVSSKQSIAKWGYQFIPKNFSLDAYLFLWNEKHTILGAFGISLLVTILGTIIGLVLTSSMGYVLSRSEFKLKGFLTWVVFIPMIFGGGMVASYVVNSNILHLKDTVWALILPLAVSSYNVVICKTFFKTSIPDSIVEAAKIDGANQLSIYTRVILPISKPLLATIGLFLSFGYWNDWFQSSLYINNSKLMSLQAILNNIQKNVEFLANNPSAGLSLQEYKNMMPTESARMAIAVLIVVPIACAYPFFQRYFVSGLTIGSVKG is encoded by the coding sequence ATGTTTCAGAAAAATAAAGAAGAAGATTCTGCTTATAAATTAAACAGAATTTCAAAACCAACAAACTATTTGTTCAATATAATATTTGTAATTTGTGCAGCGGTAGCGATTGTACCTTTTATATTTGTAATAATGATATCCGTATCATCAAAGCAGTCTATTGCAAAGTGGGGATATCAATTCATACCTAAGAACTTTTCCTTAGATGCATACCTGTTCTTATGGAATGAAAAACATACGATATTAGGCGCTTTTGGAATTTCGTTACTGGTAACGATACTAGGAACGATAATTGGCTTGGTGCTTACCTCCTCTATGGGATATGTTTTATCCAGATCAGAATTTAAATTAAAAGGATTTTTGACCTGGGTGGTGTTTATTCCGATGATTTTCGGTGGTGGTATGGTAGCTTCCTATGTTGTAAATAGTAATATCCTGCATTTAAAGGATACGGTATGGGCATTGATCCTTCCGTTGGCGGTATCGTCCTACAATGTGGTAATCTGTAAAACCTTCTTTAAGACCAGTATACCGGATTCTATTGTAGAGGCTGCTAAAATCGACGGTGCAAATCAGTTAAGTATCTATACAAGAGTTATTTTACCGATTTCAAAACCTCTTTTAGCTACTATAGGGTTATTTTTAAGCTTTGGTTATTGGAATGACTGGTTCCAGTCATCACTTTATATAAATAACAGCAAGTTAATGTCCTTACAGGCTATATTGAATAACATTCAAAAAAATGTTGAATTCCTGGCAAACAATCCTTCCGCCGGCTTATCACTTCAGGAGTATAAGAATATGATGCCTACGGAATCAGCAAGAATGGCTATCGCGGTATTAATCGTAGTACCAATTGCATGCGCTTACCCGTTCTTCCAAAGATATTTTGTATCAGGATTGACCATTGGGTCAGTAAAAGGTTGA
- a CDS encoding ABC transporter substrate-binding protein, with the protein MKRKIALLLSIVLVLSTIFAGCSKDNNKNTGNKGTNNGTTNGATATTTPDGKDNGTSGDKVVTLKWIAVGSGMPKNYDAWLAKINPYLEQKIGVNIDMEIVSWGDWGNRRNIIVNSGEYFDILFTDGGNFTSDVALGAYYDMKDIIKTSAPDLYSYIPENYWNAVSINGGVYGVPTYKDSSMSNYIVWDKAKADKYGVDYKNIHSLDGLTEPLKKITEGEGTPALPLDQNGLAMILSLYDGIGLGVPAIGVKFDDQNRKVVNVLEQEDVMSQLKTLHDWYKSGVINSDAPATSESPSYKAVGIAQGWPSAAKTTWGPAMGVEAEAVQINDTIVSNETVRGSVNAIYSGSKYPEKCLEFLQLVNLDPKVRDAFYYGVEGENFKYTADGKVEKLNTEWPMAGYTQGTFFTVSQLSTDTVNQWDEVKKLNENAKPSVLLGFNADFSKIQNELANCREVYNKYKSELLTGASDPEVTVPKITKELKAGGLDTIITEVQSQIDAYYNK; encoded by the coding sequence ATGAAAAGAAAGATCGCTTTGTTACTATCGATCGTACTGGTATTAAGTACAATCTTTGCCGGATGCTCTAAAGACAACAATAAAAATACCGGCAACAAAGGAACTAACAATGGAACTACTAACGGAGCTACTGCAACTACAACACCTGACGGAAAAGATAATGGTACATCCGGTGATAAAGTAGTCACACTGAAATGGATTGCTGTTGGTAGCGGTATGCCAAAAAATTACGATGCTTGGTTAGCTAAAATCAATCCTTATCTGGAACAGAAAATTGGGGTTAACATTGATATGGAAATCGTATCATGGGGTGATTGGGGTAACAGAAGAAATATTATCGTTAACTCCGGTGAATACTTCGATATTCTCTTCACAGATGGCGGAAATTTCACAAGCGATGTTGCTTTAGGTGCTTACTATGATATGAAAGATATTATTAAGACAAGTGCACCTGATTTATATTCATACATTCCTGAAAATTACTGGAATGCGGTTTCTATTAATGGTGGTGTTTACGGCGTACCTACTTACAAAGATTCCTCTATGTCAAACTATATTGTTTGGGATAAAGCAAAAGCTGACAAGTATGGCGTTGACTATAAGAATATCCACTCTTTAGACGGACTTACTGAGCCTTTAAAGAAAATTACAGAAGGCGAAGGAACACCTGCTTTACCTTTAGACCAGAACGGACTTGCAATGATCTTAAGTTTATATGATGGTATTGGACTTGGAGTTCCTGCTATTGGTGTTAAATTTGATGATCAGAACCGTAAAGTAGTAAACGTTCTTGAGCAGGAAGATGTTATGTCACAGCTTAAGACACTTCATGACTGGTATAAATCCGGCGTTATCAATTCTGATGCACCTGCTACATCTGAATCACCTTCCTACAAAGCAGTTGGTATTGCACAGGGATGGCCTTCAGCAGCTAAGACAACCTGGGGACCTGCAATGGGTGTAGAAGCAGAAGCTGTTCAGATCAACGACACTATCGTATCCAATGAAACAGTTCGTGGTTCCGTTAATGCTATCTATTCCGGTTCCAAGTATCCTGAAAAATGCCTTGAGTTCTTACAGCTTGTAAACCTTGATCCTAAGGTAAGAGATGCCTTCTATTATGGTGTTGAAGGAGAAAACTTCAAATACACAGCTGACGGCAAGGTTGAGAAACTTAACACAGAATGGCCGATGGCAGGTTATACACAGGGTACATTCTTCACTGTATCTCAGCTGTCTACCGATACTGTAAATCAGTGGGATGAAGTTAAGAAGTTAAATGAAAATGCAAAACCTTCCGTTTTATTAGGATTTAACGCAGATTTCTCAAAGATCCAGAATGAACTTGCTAACTGCAGAGAAGTATACAACAAATATAAGAGTGAGCTTTTAACAGGTGCTTCTGATCCTGAAGTTACTGTTCCTAAAATCACAAAAGAGTTAAAAGCTGGCGGACTTGATACTATTATCACTGAAGTACAGAGCCAGATTGATGCTTACTATAACAAGTAA
- a CDS encoding glycoside hydrolase family 130 protein, with protein MSKIIGGSYDNLPWQDKPEGYLHPVWRYDANPIIDRDAIPTSNSVFNSAVVPFGDGYAGVFRCDSRAVTMDIYAGFSKDGITWDINPEPIEFTGADEEILAKVYRYDPRVCFIEDRYYITWCNGYHGPTIGVGYTFDFKTFVQLENAFLPFNRNGVLFPKKINGKYAMLSRPSDNGHTPFGDIYYSQSNDLEYWGHHRYVMGTTNFEASGWQATKIGAGATPIETDEGWLTIYHGVLATCNGFVYRMGCALLDLEKPWIVKKRTKNYILAPRELYETTGDVPNVVFPCAALTDAKTGRIAVYYGAADTVVGLAFTTVDELMAAMEEV; from the coding sequence ATGAGTAAAATTATTGGAGGATCTTATGATAATCTTCCGTGGCAGGATAAACCGGAAGGGTACCTTCATCCCGTATGGCGATACGATGCAAATCCCATTATAGATAGAGATGCAATACCCACATCCAATAGTGTGTTTAATAGTGCGGTAGTGCCTTTTGGTGATGGTTATGCAGGAGTATTCCGGTGTGACAGCAGAGCTGTAACCATGGATATCTATGCAGGATTTAGTAAAGACGGAATAACTTGGGATATCAATCCGGAACCTATTGAGTTCACCGGTGCGGATGAAGAAATATTGGCTAAGGTTTACCGCTATGACCCAAGGGTTTGTTTTATAGAAGACCGTTACTATATTACCTGGTGCAATGGATATCATGGACCAACAATCGGTGTTGGGTATACTTTTGATTTTAAAACATTTGTACAATTAGAGAATGCCTTCTTACCCTTTAACCGTAATGGTGTTTTATTTCCCAAAAAGATTAACGGCAAGTATGCTATGCTAAGCCGCCCCAGCGATAATGGACATACACCTTTCGGTGATATTTATTACAGTCAAAGTAATGACCTGGAGTACTGGGGACATCACCGTTATGTTATGGGAACAACCAATTTTGAAGCTTCCGGCTGGCAGGCAACAAAGATTGGTGCCGGAGCTACTCCTATAGAGACAGATGAAGGCTGGCTGACAATATATCACGGTGTTTTGGCTACCTGTAATGGATTTGTATACCGTATGGGATGCGCTCTCTTGGATTTAGAAAAACCTTGGATTGTAAAGAAAAGAACAAAGAATTATATTCTAGCACCTAGGGAATTATATGAAACAACCGGAGATGTTCCTAATGTAGTATTTCCCTGTGCGGCATTAACAGATGCAAAGACCGGCAGAATCGCTGTATATTATGGCGCTGCAGATACTGTAGTTGGCTTGGCTTTTACCACTGTTGACGAATTAATGGCAGCAATGGAAGAAGTATAA
- a CDS encoding uridine kinase family protein gives MKKPYIIGIAGGSASGKSTLCDKLEKELNQYSLKIFHMDSYFKPEKERPFVAAPVTKKKYVDDNHPETMYLEQLFLDLKKAVNESYDIIIIEGLLALWDEDIYPYLNLKLFVDCRADERIVRRLHRNMEWGLSFDEISQVYLDMVRYRHDEYVEPTKWRADLIINGSSPQDKAVDMILTYIIKEMNVGTN, from the coding sequence ATGAAAAAGCCATACATAATAGGAATTGCCGGGGGTAGTGCCAGCGGTAAATCCACATTATGTGATAAACTGGAGAAAGAGTTAAACCAGTATTCACTTAAAATTTTTCACATGGATTCCTACTTTAAACCTGAAAAGGAACGTCCCTTTGTTGCTGCTCCTGTTACAAAGAAAAAGTATGTGGATGACAATCATCCGGAAACAATGTATTTGGAACAGTTATTCTTGGACTTAAAGAAAGCTGTAAATGAAAGCTATGATATTATTATCATAGAAGGGTTGCTAGCACTGTGGGACGAGGATATCTATCCATACCTGAATTTAAAGTTGTTTGTAGATTGCAGAGCTGATGAAAGAATTGTCAGAAGACTTCACAGAAACATGGAGTGGGGATTAAGCTTTGATGAAATTTCTCAGGTATATCTGGATATGGTTCGCTATCGTCATGATGAGTATGTGGAACCTACGAAATGGAGAGCGGACTTAATCATAAATGGTTCTTCTCCCCAGGATAAAGCAGTTGATATGATTTTAACTTATATAATAAAGGAAATGAACGTAGGAACAAATTAA
- a CDS encoding alpha-mannosidase, translating into MVFLDKRVRVISDELKKLSVVQKVNVDDWKYKKGNYIYPKDAEAAEAEWEKFDCRTMHWYGPDEHYWFRGEFTVPQSMAGKAVWMNVKTQIEEWDDGKNPQFLLYVDNVATQGIDMNHRRVLLTREAVLGQTYHLDLQSYTGTLHSEFNLIVEMLEIDPRIEKLYYDISVPLSAFTRMEQDDKVRRDIEAVLNNCINYLDLRTPYSKEFYASLAEADAYLEKALYEDMAGYDDVIATCIGHTHIDVAWWWTVEQTREKVGRSFATVLKLMEEYPNYKFMSSQPQLYYFLKERYPELYARLKERVKEGRWEPEGGMWVEADCNLTSGESLVRQFMHGKKFFKDEFGVDNRVLWLPDVFGYSGALPQIMKKSGIDYFMTTKLAWNQFNKIPNDTMYWKGIDGTSIFTHLITTLGVGQSTEEFFTTYNGMLHPDSIMGGWTRYQNKDINNDILISYGYGDGGGGPTREMLETSIRMEKGVRGIPKVRQEFAGTYFEELHERVKDNNRVAVWEGEFYFEYHRGTYTSMARNKRSNRKSELMLMDLELLSVLALNKLPYPAEELDAMWKKVLLNQFHDILPGSSIKEVYEVTKKEYKELSEKAEVIIDNCLTELTGKGEGVTIFNTLGFLRDDVVNLGDINAEALKDETGITYPVQKSADGAVAYLKGIPAKGSKTFEIVSKMEQAKPFSLNGNCLETPYYTIEIDEQGLFTSIYDKQNDRQVLQNGMQGNLFRMYEDKPIYYDNWDIDIFHTEKFWDVTEVSRMEWTEVGEVRATLEIERNISNSLIRQKIYFYADSRRIEFNTYVDWKEHQHLLKVHFPVNIHSDEATFDIQFGNLTRKVHSNTSWDVARFESCGHKWIDLSEGHYGVSLLNDCKYGHSVKDGNMAITLIKSGIEPNPTTDQEEHFFTYALYPHAETWRAAGTVMEAAKVNQPAFARQGGNPGTAFSFVSVNKPNVMIETVKQAEDGNGVVIRIYEYENSLTKAQISLDRAAEIVSIEECNLIEEFIETVPKTENGFEIEIKPYEIKTYRIKFK; encoded by the coding sequence ATGGTATTTTTAGATAAAAGAGTTCGTGTAATAAGTGACGAATTAAAGAAATTATCAGTGGTTCAAAAAGTAAACGTTGACGACTGGAAATATAAAAAGGGCAATTATATATATCCGAAGGATGCTGAGGCAGCGGAAGCTGAATGGGAAAAGTTTGACTGCAGAACAATGCACTGGTATGGACCCGATGAACATTATTGGTTCCGCGGTGAATTCACAGTGCCTCAGTCAATGGCGGGCAAAGCTGTATGGATGAATGTTAAGACCCAGATTGAGGAATGGGATGACGGCAAGAATCCTCAATTTTTATTATACGTTGACAATGTAGCTACCCAGGGAATTGATATGAATCACAGAAGAGTCCTTTTAACAAGAGAAGCTGTTTTAGGACAGACATATCACTTGGATTTACAGTCCTATACCGGTACTCTTCATAGTGAGTTCAATCTGATAGTAGAAATGCTTGAGATTGATCCAAGAATTGAGAAATTATATTATGATATCAGTGTACCTTTAAGTGCCTTTACCCGTATGGAACAGGATGATAAGGTAAGAAGAGATATTGAAGCAGTATTAAATAACTGCATTAACTACCTGGATTTAAGAACTCCTTATTCTAAGGAATTCTATGCTTCTCTGGCAGAGGCTGATGCATATCTTGAGAAGGCTCTATATGAAGATATGGCAGGATATGATGATGTTATAGCTACCTGTATCGGACATACTCATATCGATGTTGCCTGGTGGTGGACTGTTGAGCAGACAAGGGAAAAAGTTGGACGAAGCTTTGCTACTGTATTAAAGCTTATGGAAGAATATCCAAATTATAAATTCATGTCAAGTCAGCCTCAATTATACTATTTCCTGAAAGAAAGATATCCGGAACTTTACGCCAGATTAAAAGAAAGAGTAAAAGAAGGCAGATGGGAACCGGAAGGCGGCATGTGGGTTGAAGCCGACTGTAACCTTACTTCCGGAGAATCACTGGTTCGCCAGTTCATGCATGGTAAAAAATTCTTTAAAGATGAGTTCGGTGTGGATAACAGAGTATTATGGCTTCCCGATGTATTCGGCTATTCAGGAGCACTTCCCCAGATAATGAAGAAATCCGGAATTGATTACTTCATGACTACCAAGCTGGCATGGAATCAGTTTAATAAGATACCTAATGACACCATGTACTGGAAGGGTATTGATGGAACCAGTATTTTTACCCACCTTATTACAACCCTTGGAGTAGGTCAGAGTACAGAGGAATTCTTTACTACCTATAACGGTATGCTTCATCCTGACTCCATTATGGGTGGATGGACCAGATATCAGAATAAAGACATTAACAATGATATCCTGATTTCCTACGGATACGGAGATGGCGGCGGCGGCCCTACAAGAGAAATGCTGGAGACCTCAATACGTATGGAAAAAGGTGTGCGTGGTATACCAAAAGTACGTCAGGAATTTGCAGGAACTTATTTTGAGGAATTACACGAACGTGTAAAGGACAACAATAGAGTGGCAGTTTGGGAAGGAGAATTCTATTTCGAATACCATAGAGGAACTTACACTTCCATGGCTAGAAATAAACGTTCCAATCGTAAGAGCGAGCTTATGTTAATGGATCTGGAGCTGCTTTCCGTACTTGCATTGAATAAGTTACCTTATCCGGCTGAAGAGCTGGATGCTATGTGGAAGAAAGTATTGTTGAATCAATTCCACGATATCTTACCCGGTTCCTCTATTAAAGAGGTATATGAAGTAACAAAGAAAGAATACAAAGAACTGTCAGAAAAGGCAGAAGTTATTATTGATAATTGTCTGACTGAATTAACCGGCAAGGGAGAAGGAGTTACCATCTTTAACACACTTGGATTCCTTCGCGATGATGTTGTAAATCTTGGTGATATCAATGCAGAAGCGCTGAAAGATGAGACAGGAATTACTTATCCGGTACAAAAATCAGCAGACGGAGCGGTAGCATACCTAAAAGGTATACCTGCTAAGGGCAGCAAGACTTTTGAAATAGTAAGTAAAATGGAACAAGCTAAACCTTTCAGCTTAAACGGCAATTGTCTGGAAACACCTTATTACACTATTGAAATTGATGAACAGGGCTTATTTACATCTATTTATGATAAACAGAATGACCGCCAGGTATTACAGAACGGTATGCAGGGAAATCTCTTCCGTATGTATGAAGATAAGCCAATTTACTATGATAACTGGGATATTGACATTTTCCACACAGAAAAATTCTGGGATGTAACTGAAGTTTCCCGTATGGAATGGACAGAAGTTGGAGAAGTGCGTGCAACCCTGGAAATTGAAAGAAATATCAGTAACTCCCTCATCAGACAGAAGATTTATTTCTATGCTGACAGCAGAAGAATCGAGTTCAATACCTATGTTGACTGGAAGGAACACCAGCACTTATTAAAGGTACATTTCCCTGTTAATATTCACTCAGACGAAGCTACTTTTGATATCCAATTTGGTAATCTGACGAGAAAGGTACACAGCAATACCAGCTGGGATGTTGCCAGATTTGAAAGCTGCGGACATAAATGGATTGATTTATCGGAAGGACATTACGGTGTCAGCTTGTTAAATGACTGCAAATACGGACATTCTGTAAAAGATGGAAATATGGCTATTACACTGATAAAATCCGGAATCGAGCCCAATCCTACAACAGACCAGGAAGAACATTTCTTTACCTATGCTCTTTATCCTCATGCAGAGACTTGGAGAGCAGCCGGTACTGTTATGGAAGCTGCTAAGGTTAATCAGCCGGCTTTCGCAAGGCAGGGCGGTAACCCTGGTACAGCATTCTCCTTTGTATCTGTTAATAAACCCAATGTAATGATTGAGACAGTAAAACAAGCAGAAGACGGAAATGGCGTTGTAATTCGTATTTATGAATACGAGAACTCCTTGACAAAAGCACAGATCAGCCTGGATAGGGCAGCAGAGATTGTATCCATTGAGGAATGCAATTTGATAGAAGAGTTTATTGAAACTGTTCCAAAGACAGAGAATGGATTTGAGATTGAAATCAAACCTTACGAGATAAAGACTTATAGAATCAAGTTCAAATAA